Proteins from a single region of Ziziphus jujuba cultivar Dongzao chromosome 1, ASM3175591v1:
- the LOC107403560 gene encoding uncharacterized protein LOC107403560, whose translation MNLSAAEEDSSAQEIHIPAEIDWQMLDKSKFFFLGAALFSGVSAVLYPVVLLKTRQQVAQSQVSCIRAAFSIVRLEGFRALYRGFGTSLMGTIPARALYMAALEITKSNIGTATVRLGFPEPTAAAISNAAAGLSAAMAAQLVWTPIDVVSQRLMVQGGRNSKLPSASNCKYVNGIDAFRKILRTDGPRGLYRGFGISILTYAPSNAVWWASYSVAQRLVWGGIGFHICKKDDESNDNGVYTFRPDSRTVVAVQGVSAAMAGGVSALITMPLDTIKTRLQVLDGDENGRRGPTIGQTVRNLVREGGWMACYRGLGPRWASMSMSATTMITTYEFLKRLSTKNQSGFETMKN comes from the coding sequence ATGAATTTGAGTGCGGCCGAGGAAGACTCATCGGCACAGGAGATTCATATCCCGGCCGAAATCGATTGGCAAATGCTCGACAAATCCAAGTTCTTCTTCCTCGGCGCGGCGCTGTTTTCAGGTGTGTCGGCGGTTCTTTACCCTGTGGTGTTGTTGAAGACCAGGCAACAAGTGGCTCAATCCCAAGTCTCTTGCATCAGAGCCGCTTTCTCAATCGTTAGGCTCGAGGGCTTTCGAGCTCTGTACAGAGGATTCGGAACCTCTTTGATGGGTACAATCCCTGCTCGAGCTCTTTACATGGCGGCTCTCGAGATTACCAAGAGCAATATAGGGACCGCCACGGTTAGGTTAGGGTTTCCGGAGCCAACTGCAGCTGCCATTTCCAATGCTGCTGCTGGGCTGAGTGCTGCAATGGCGGCTCAGCTCGTTTGGACTCCGATCGACGTTGTTAGTCAGAGATTGATGGTTCAAGGTGGTAGGAATTCCAAACTTCCCAGTGCATCGAATTGTAAATATGTTAACGGGATCGATGCGTTCAGGAAAATTCTTCGCACAGATGGGCCTAGGGGTTTGTATAGAGGGTTTGGAATATCCATTTTGACATATGCCCCATCAAATGCTGTTTGGTGGGCTTCATACTCTGTTGCTCAACGACTTGTCTGGGGTGGAATTGGATTTCATATTTGTAAGAAGGATGATGAGAGCAACGACAATGGAGTTTACACGTTTAGGCCAGATTCGAGAACGGTTGTGGCAGTTCAAGGTGTCAGTGCAGCAATGGCTGGTGGGGTTTCTGCTTTGATTACAATGCCTCTTGATACAATCAAAACAAGATTGCAAGTTTTGGATGGAGATGAGAATGGCCGCCGTGGACCTACCATTGGACAGACGGTGAGGAATTTGGTTAGGGAAGGTGGATGGATGGCTTGTTACAGAGGTCTTGGACCTCGGTGGGCTTCAATGTCAATGTCTGCGACTACCATGATCACTACCTATGAGTTTCTGAAACGGCTTTCGACAAAGAATCAAAGTGGGTTTGAAACGATGAAGAATTAG
- the LOC107403591 gene encoding PHD finger protein ALFIN-LIKE 4 isoform X1, translating to MEGVGGGGAHYNPRTVEEVFRDFKGRRAGMIKALTTDVEEFYQQCDPEKENLCLYGFPSEQWEVNLPAEEVPPELPEPALGINFARDGMQEKDWLSLVAVHSDAWLLSVAFYFGARFGFDKADRKRLFNMINELPTIFEVVTGTAKKQVKEKSSVNHGSNKSKSNTKVQRGSESQGKQSKALPQKDEEEGLDEEEDDEHGETLCGACGENYASDEFWICCDICEKWFHGKCVKITPARAEHIKQYKCPSCSNKRSRP from the exons ATGGAGGGAGTTGGAGGAGGAGGGGCGCACTATAATCCTCGCACTGTTGAAGAAGTTTTCAGGGATTTCAAAGGCCGTAGAGCAGGAATGATCAAGGCCCTCACTACAG ATGTTGAAGAATTCTATCAACAATGTGATCCTG AGAAGGAGAATCTTTGCTTGTATGGATTCCCTAGTGAGCAATGGGAAGTCAACTTACCTGCTGAAGAGGTGCCTCCTGAGCTGCCTGAGCCTGCACTAGGTATTAATTTTGCAAGAGATGGCATGCAAGAAAAGGACTGGTTGTCTTTAGTAGCTGTACATAGTGATGCGTGGCTACTTTCTGTTGCCTTTTATTTTGGTGCAAGATTTGGATTTGATAAGGCTGACAG GAAAAGGCTGTTTAATATGATAAATGAACTTCCAACAATATTTGAAGTTGTGACGGGTACCGCAAAGAAACAGGTGAAGGAAAAGTCATCAGTAAATCATGGTAGCAACAAATCCAAGTCCAACACCAAAGTG caGCGAGGGTCGGAATCGCAAGGAAAACAATCAAAAGCACTGCCGCAGAAGGATGAAGAAGAGGGCttggatgaagaagaagacgatGAGCACGGGGAAACCTTGTGTGGGGCATGTGGCGAAAATTATGCATCTGATGAATTCTGGATTTGCTGTGACATATGTGAGAAGTGGTTCCATGGGAAGTGTGTGAAGATAACTCCTGCAAGAGCTGAGCATATTAAGCAGTACAAGTGCCCATCATGCAGCAATAAGAGAAGTCGCCCTTGA
- the LOC107403414 gene encoding uncharacterized protein LOC107403414, translating into METRLYEASMEGSVSALNSLIHDDPLILSKISLTKFSETPLHIAALLGHLDFCKALLSYNFQAPKLVLELDSLKRSPLHLASAAGHAEIVQVLLQENESKSLCLLRDQEERIPLHYAAMRGRVDTIKLLINAQPEYVFEKLDEGETVLHLCVQYNHLEALKLLVESVGYENREFHNMKDLNGGNTILHLAVMLKQIETITYLVSIPGVKAGVDTLNNSGLKAFNMLQHFPKDFRSLKIQTILMDHHIGLREQSNNQGNISLPPPVLVSTVGHHDGVFPKKSTKLAKASHWLLKWIIGYLIQYKGDWLEDARGSIMVVATVIATMTFQTAINPPGGVWQQNINATIEGFDCRSRENYDDIGNICYAGTSVLAYSTEYNYGYFLLYNSTSFLSSLIVIFLVISGIPLKNEICMLLLTIAMCTTLTYLGLTFLKGLALVTPPYYIKTVLHMLPKSFHIWIGLITLIVLVHSLRLVGWIVKKFRPQVCK; encoded by the exons ATGGAAACAAGGCTTTATGAGGCATCAATGGAAGGATCTGTATCCGCTTTAAATTCACTGATCCACGACGACCCTTTAATTCTTTCGAAGATTTCATTGACCAAATTCTCTGAAACTCCCCTGCACATAGCAGCTCTGCTAGGCCACCTTGATTTCTGTAAAGCACTTCTTTCTTATAACTTCCAAGCCCCCAAACTTGTTCTCGAATTGGACTCTCTCAAACGCTCCCCTCTTCACTTGGCTTCAGCTGCAGGTCACGCTGAGATagtccaagtattgttgcaagaAAATGAGTCCAAGTCTCTATGCTTGCTTAGAGATCAAGAGGAGCGAATACCCCTTCATTACGCAGCCATGAGAGGGCGTGTCGACACCATTAAACTCCTTATTAACGCACAGCCTGAGTATGTTTTTGAGAAGCTTGACGAAGGAGAAACAGTTCTACACTTGTGTGTTCAATATAACCATTTGGAGGCTCTGAAATTGCTTGTGGAATCGGTTGGTTATGAGAACCGGGAGTTCCACAACATGAAAGATCTGAACGGCGGGAATACCATTTTGCATCTAGCTGTGATGCTAAAGCAAATTGag ACTATAACATACTTGGTTTCTATACCTGGAGTAAAAGCTGGAGTAGACACCTTGAACAATAGCGGTTTGAAAGCCTTCAACATGCTTCAGCACTTTCCGAAAGACTTTAGAAGCCTCAAAATCCAAACTATCCTTATGGATCATCATATAGGACTCAGAGAACAAAGCAATAACCAAGGCAATATTAGTCTCCCGCCACCAGTACTAGTATCTACTGTTGGTCATCATGATGGCGTGTTTCCTAAGAAATCAACAAAACTAGCAAAAGCAAGCCACTGGTTGCTCAAATGGATTATTGGTTACTTGATACAATACAAAGGCGATTGGCTGGAAGATGCTCGCGGATCAATCATGGTGGTGGCTACAGTGATTGCAACGATGACATTCCAAACAGCAATCAACCCCCCAGGCGGCGTGTGGCAGCAAAACATAAATGCCACCATTGAAGGATTTGATTGTCGCAGCCGCGAAAACTATGATGATATAGGCAATATATGTTATGCAGGAACCTCAGTGTTAGCGTATAGCACTGAATACAACTATggttattttctattatataacAGCACCTCATTCCTTTCATCACTTATTGTAATCTTTTTAGTCATCAGCGGAATCCCTCTAAAGAATGAGATTTGTATGCTACTTTTGACAATAGCCATGTGCACCACTTTGACATACTTGGGACTCACTTTCCTTAAAGGTTTGGCCCTGGTGACACCCCCTTATTATATAAAAACCGTGCTGCATATGCTTCCTAAATCCTTTCATATATGGATTGGATTAATTACCCTCATCGTACTTGTTCATTCACTTCGATTAGTTGGATGGATTGTGAAGAAATTTCGACCCCAAGTATGTAAATGA
- the LOC107403591 gene encoding PHD finger protein ALFIN-LIKE 4 isoform X2, with protein MEGVGGGGAHYNPRTVEEVFRDFKGRRAGMIKALTTDVEEFYQQCDPEKENLCLYGFPSEQWEVNLPAEEVPPELPEPALGINFARDGMQEKDWLSLVAVHSDAWLLSVAFYFGARFGFDKADRKRLFNMINELPTIFEVVTGTAKKQVKEKSSVNHGSNKSKSNTKVRGSESQGKQSKALPQKDEEEGLDEEEDDEHGETLCGACGENYASDEFWICCDICEKWFHGKCVKITPARAEHIKQYKCPSCSNKRSRP; from the exons ATGGAGGGAGTTGGAGGAGGAGGGGCGCACTATAATCCTCGCACTGTTGAAGAAGTTTTCAGGGATTTCAAAGGCCGTAGAGCAGGAATGATCAAGGCCCTCACTACAG ATGTTGAAGAATTCTATCAACAATGTGATCCTG AGAAGGAGAATCTTTGCTTGTATGGATTCCCTAGTGAGCAATGGGAAGTCAACTTACCTGCTGAAGAGGTGCCTCCTGAGCTGCCTGAGCCTGCACTAGGTATTAATTTTGCAAGAGATGGCATGCAAGAAAAGGACTGGTTGTCTTTAGTAGCTGTACATAGTGATGCGTGGCTACTTTCTGTTGCCTTTTATTTTGGTGCAAGATTTGGATTTGATAAGGCTGACAG GAAAAGGCTGTTTAATATGATAAATGAACTTCCAACAATATTTGAAGTTGTGACGGGTACCGCAAAGAAACAGGTGAAGGAAAAGTCATCAGTAAATCATGGTAGCAACAAATCCAAGTCCAACACCAAAGTG CGAGGGTCGGAATCGCAAGGAAAACAATCAAAAGCACTGCCGCAGAAGGATGAAGAAGAGGGCttggatgaagaagaagacgatGAGCACGGGGAAACCTTGTGTGGGGCATGTGGCGAAAATTATGCATCTGATGAATTCTGGATTTGCTGTGACATATGTGAGAAGTGGTTCCATGGGAAGTGTGTGAAGATAACTCCTGCAAGAGCTGAGCATATTAAGCAGTACAAGTGCCCATCATGCAGCAATAAGAGAAGTCGCCCTTGA
- the LOC125420913 gene encoding uncharacterized protein LOC125420913 — MIGQLPKDFKSIKILNTLQDHVRGQQTQKHDHNLVPALSLSSININGKKSKESTARASSKSWRSKCQRYIGKYDVDWVKDKSGALMIVAAVIATITFQTAVNPPGGVWHQDINTTVFGPYCGNGGADTCVVGTAVLAHIWEDDYMLFMACKSIAFLASLSIIFLLLTGFPVKYRPLMWLLNFALCRRSDLYVTYLHAILYLVSPFSIDHRKLRGKFKSCRWTWIMTKRTTSGRQKQYVPNTATPQRHPVSALRPTPYVSSSQDIYKASLRHRSLKPMPSGAQK; from the exons ATGATTGGGCAACTTCCAAAAGACTTCAAAAGCATCAAAATCCTTAATACTCTTCAAGATCATGTACGAGGTCAGCAAACACAAAAACATGATCATAATCTTGTACCTGCACTATCattatcatcaataaatataaatggtaAGAAATCAAAGGAATCAACCGCAAGAGCAAGTAGCAAAAGTTGGAGGAGCAAATGTCAAAGATACATCGGTAAGTACGATGTTGATTGGGTAAAAGATAAAAGTGGAGCTCTCATGATAGTGGCTGCTGTTATAGCAACAATAACATTCCAAACTGCAGTTAACCCGCCTGGTGGTGTCTGGCATCAAGATATCAACACCACCGTTTTCGGCCCTTATTGCGGCAACGGCGGAGCAGATACTTGTGTTGTTGGAACTGCAGTGTTAGCCCATATCTGGGAAGACGATTATATGTTATTTATGGCATGTAAGAGCATCGCTTTCCTAGCATCGCTCAGCATAATCTTTTTGCTTCTCACCGGATTCCCAGTCAAGTACAGACCTCTTATGTGGCTTTTGAATTTTGCCCTTTGCCGCCGATCTGACCTTTATGTCACTTACCTTCATGCAATATTGTACTTGGTCTCACCTTTCTCTATTGATCATAGG AAGTTGCGAGGCAAGTTCAAATCTTGTCGATGGACATGGATTATGACCAAACGTACTACTTCTGGACGTCAGAAACAGTATGTTCCTAATACTGCTACTCCTCAAAGGCATCCAGTCTCAGCTCTACGTCCTACTCCTTATGTGTCATCAAGTCAGGATATTTACAAGGCCAGCTTAAGGCATAGGTCACTAAAGCCTATGCCTAGTGGGgcccaaaaataa
- the LOC107403570 gene encoding nuclear transcription factor Y subunit A-3: MQSLCKRDSGISSAHLGSPFIVGCSSWKNPTESNVYQSSISKSLSLTMGVPAQHGHYAKQLSFQFQDQDSSSTQSTGQSHSEVASMKESNPSGQGMVSSNSGHNEALVRSVGGDIKLVSSMGAQDFVFPSQLDYSQPIGRIPFHYAESCFNGLLGGAYGPQAMVMGLAPARVPLPLDLTEDEPIYVNSKQYRAILRRRQYRAKLEAQNKLIKARKPYLHESRHLHALKRARGSGGRFLNAKKVEESNPSRKIHGVDAAGFAQLHLTGNVSESEVHQAENYKDGSSTTSCSEVTSASNSDSIFQQPDFGFSSYPAHVRGNMGTHLVDASGGRNRCHLSALQ; the protein is encoded by the exons ATGCAGAGTTTGTGTAAGAGAGATTCTGGTATCAGTTCTGCTCATTTAGGATCCCCTTTTATTGTTGGTTGTTCGTCATGGAAGAATCCAACTGAATCAAATGTCTATCAATCTTCCATATCCAAAAGTCTAAGCTTAACTATGGGAGTTCCAGCACAACACGGTCACTACGCTAAGCAATTAAGTTTCCAGTTTCAAGATCAGGATTCATCCTCAACTCAATCAACTGGTCAATCTCACTCTGAAGTGGCTAGTATGAAGGAAAGCAACCCTTCTGGACAAGGCATGGTTTCATCAAATTCAG GACACAATGAAGCATTGGTGAGGTCTGTGGGAGGTGACATAAAACTAGTCTCATCAATGGGAGCTCAGGACTTTGTCTTTCCTTCACAACTTGATTATAGCCAGCCAATT GGTCGCATTCCATTTCACTATGCTGAATCTTGCTTTAATGGCTTATTGGGTGGTGCCTATGGGCCACAGGCTATG GTAATGGGATTGGCTCCTGCTCGTGTGCCGTTGCCTCTTGATCTTACAGAAGATGAACCCATTTATGTCAATTCGAAACAGTACCGTGCAATTCTCAGGCGGAGACAGTATCGTGCCAAGCTTGAAGCTCAGAACAAACTCATCAAAGCTCGAAAG CCATATCTTCATGAATCTCGGCATCTTCATGCACTAAAGAGGGCTAGAGGATCTGGTGGACGCTTTCTCAATGCAAAGAAAGTCGAAGAATCCAACCCTAGCCGCAAAATCCATGGTGTGGATGCAGCAGGCTTTGCTCAGCTACATTTGACTGGAAATGTTTCAGAATCTGAAGTCCATCAGGCAGAAAACTATAAAGATGGCTCGTCCACCACCTCTTGCTCCGAAGTCACAAGTGCATCCAACAGTGACAGCATCTTTCAGCAGCCAGATTTCGGGTTCTCCAGCTATCCTGCTCATGTACGTGGGAACATGGGAACTCATCTAGTTGATGCAAGTGGGGGTAGGAACCGCTGCCATCTTTCAGCCCTCCAGTAA